A genomic segment from Mobula hypostoma chromosome 20, sMobHyp1.1, whole genome shotgun sequence encodes:
- the recql gene encoding ATP-dependent DNA helicase Q1, producing the protein MADISDLQEELVLIDSEMKALEVQMQELLEKQQALQERKQRLNKKLKKLTGDYEAGSSTAPGESAEDWDKKDFPWSQKVDEILKNVFKLQSFRPLQLQAINVTMGGKDLFLIMPTGGGKSLCYQLPSVCSPGFTLVICPLISLMEDQLMVLEQLNIPSTMVNSSSTKEHVKWVHDEMLNKSSKLKLLYVTPEKIAKSKVFMSKLEKAYQAGCLTRIAVDEVHCCSQWGHDFRPDYKSLGILKRQFPNVPLIGLTATATCEILEDVKKILCVPKGLTFTSSFNRPNLFYEVRQKPSSFEACIEDMVTLINSRYEGKSGIIYCFSQKDTEQVTMSLQKLGIAAGCYHANMEASMKSKVHKDWNMNIIKVMVATVAFGMGIDKADVRFVFHQSLSKSMENYYQESGRAGRDDLKADCILYYGFMDIFRQSTMVVMENVGQQKLYEMVAYCQDSRRCRRVQIAQHFDEAWESTKCNKMCDNCNSDASSEKMDITDYSSDLIKILKHAEQLDEKLTPLKLIEAWCGKGPSKLRLASVRPPNLSRLEMEDVIVHLLLQEYLKEEFSFTAFATISYLKVAPKANLLNDDKHVVSMHMRMRTNKINSPAKQVAEVKDAKQKGSGNKRSAAETVTSNKKSKLSKAQAFVLD; encoded by the exons ATGGCTGATATTTCAG ATTTGCAGGAGGAACTGGTGTTGATTGACAGCGAGATGAAGGCCTTGGAGGTCCAGATGCAAGAGCTGCTGGAAAAGCAGCAGGCTCTGCAGGAGAGGAAGCAGCGGCTGAACAAAAAACTAAAGAAACTGACGGGGGATTACGAGGCGGGATCCAGCACTGCGCCAGGGGAATCTGCTGAGGACTGGGACAAGAAAG ATTTTCCATGGTCTCAGAAAGTTGACGAGATATTGAAGAATGTGTTCAAGCTACAGTCGTTCCGACCTCTGCAGCTTCAGGCCATCAATGTCACCATGGGAGGGAAGGATCTGTTCCTGATAATGCCTACCGGTGGTGGGAAGAGTTTGTGCTATCAGCTGCCAAGTGTCTGCTCCCCTG GATTCACTTTGGTAATCTGTCCACTGATCTCATTGATGGAAGATCAATTAATGGTTCTTGAACAATTGAACATCCCCTCCACCATGGTGAATTCCAGCAGCACAAAG GAACATGTAAAGTGGGTCCATGATGAGATGCTCAACAAGTCCTCCAAGCTGAAGCTCCTGTATGTGACCCCAGAGAAGATCGCTAAAAGTAAAGTCTTCATGTCCAAGCTGGAGAAGGCTTATCAAGCAGGTTGCCTGACGCGTATTGCTGTGGATGAAGTTCATTGCTGCAGTCAGTGGGGTCATGACTTCAGACCTG ACTATAAAAGCCTCGGTATCCTAAAACGCCAGTTCCCAAATGTACCATTGATCGGGCTGACAGCAACTGCAACGTGCGAAATCCTGGAAGACGTGAAGAAAATCCTCTGTGTGCCCAAGGGCCTCACATTTACATCTTCCTTCAACAGGCCCAATCTGTTCTATGAG GTTCGACAGAAACCATCAAGTTTTGAAGCATGCATTGAAGATATGGTCACGCTTATCAATAGCCGTTACGAAGGGAAATCGG GAATCATCTATTGCTTTTCCCAGAAAGACACTGAGCAGGTTACAATGAGCCTACAAAAACTTGGCATTGCAGCTGGGTGTTACCATGCCAATATGGAGGCCAGTATGAAGAGTAAGGTTCACAAGGACTGGAATATGAACATAATAAAG GTTATGGTGGCAACAGTGGCATTCGGCATGGGCATCGACAAAGCTGATGTCCGATTTGTGTTCCATCAGTCTCTCAGCAAATCCATGGAGAATTACTACCAAGAGAGTGGACGGGCAG GTCGAGATGACCTTAAAGCTGATTGCATTCTCTACTATGgattcatggatatcttcaggCAAAGCACAATGGTAGTTATGGAGAATGTGGGACAACAGAAACTTTATGAGATGGTGGCTTACTGTCAGGATTCAAGAAG ATGCAGACGTGTACAGATAGCACAACATTTTGATGAAGCCTGGGAATCAACAAAGTGCAACAAGATGTGTGATAATTGCAACTCTGATGCAT CTTCAGAAAAGATGGATATAACTGATTACTCTTCTGATTTGATCAAAATACTGAAACATGCTGAACAACTTGATGAAAAACTCACTCCGCTAAAATTAATCGAAGCCTGGTGTGGGAAGGGTCCCTCCAAACTGAGGCTGGCCTCTGTAAGGCCTCCAAATCTGTCCAGGCTTGAAATGGAGGATGTGATTGTCCATCTCCTCCTGCAAGAATACTTGAA GGAAGAGTTCAGCTTTACTGCATTTGCAACAATTTCATATCTGAAGGTGGCACCCAAGGCTAACCTGCTGAATGACGATAAGCACGTTGTTTCCATGCACATGCGGATGAGAACTAACAAG ATAAACTCTCCTGCTAAGCAAGTAGCGGAAGTCAAAGATGCGAAGCAGAAAGGGAGTGGGAACAAGCGCTCTGCTGCAGAAACTGTTACAAGCAACAAGAAAAGCAAGCTGAGCAAGGCTCAGGCATTTGTCCTGGATTGA